The Wansuia hejianensis genomic interval CCGGTATGCCTGAACAACCGCCTGCAGCACCTCCCTGTCGTGGGCCGCCGCAACCGCGATCGTCTTTCTTGCCTTTTTCTTTGCCATCCCGGCCAGCTCTGAGAGATGTGTAATCATACTCCAATCCTCCTTAATAGGTACTCGCCTCTTCACCGTGCAGCACCCGCAGGGCACTCTCCGCCAGGGCGCTCATTTCTTCCTCGCCGGGCATCCGGAGCACCTGCGCCAGTTCTCTGACATACCGGGTAATCTCCGCACACAGCCGGTCAGAATGAGCAATTCCCCCCGTGAGTATGATGCCGTCCACTTGAAACTCCAGAACAGCTCCCATAGCCCCGATATCCTTCGCAAGCTGATAGGCGAACACCCGGAAGACCGTCATTGCCTCCGAATCCCCAGCAAAGGCCTTTTCTTCTACTTCCCGGAATTCTCTGGTCTTCAGATAAGAATAAATGCCCGATTCCCGGCAGAGAACCCGCCTGGCCTCTCCCTTGCTCACCCCGGAAAAGCAGAATTCGATGACCTTTGACGTGGGCACACTGCCGCCGCGGTCCATGCACATGGCGCCTTCTTCCCTGGTGTTAAACACGTCGATCACTTTTCCCTTTCTATGTGCTCCCACAGAGACGCCGCCGCCCAGATGGGCAACGATCAGATTTAATTCTTCATAGCGCTTTCCCAGTCCCGCCGCCGCCTTTCTGGCGACGCTTTTATGATTCAGTGCATGAAAGATACTTTCCCTTTCCATTCCGGCAAAGCCTGAATATCTGGCCAGCTCCTGCAGCTCGTCCACCACAATGGGGTCTGCGAAATAGGAGGGGATTCCCACCCTGTCGCCCAGCTCCTTCGCCAGCACAGGGCCCAGATTACTGGCATGTTCTCCGTTTATGCAGCGCCTCAAATCCTCGATCACCCGGTCATTGATCCTGTAGGTGCCCGACGGGATATGGCGCACCAGTCCGCCTCTGCTGCAGACTGCGTCAAAATCCTCCATGGTAAATCCCGCCTGCTTCAGTTCTCTCAGGATCAGCTCTCTGCGGTAGTCCAGCTGATCCATGATTTTCGGGAAAGCTTTCAGCTCTTCCGAATGATGTACGACCGTTTTCCGGCAGATCTCCGCATCTTCCTCGAACACAGAAATCTTTGTGGAAGTGGAACCCGGATTGATAATTAAAAGTCTCATAAGCGTCACGCCAATACCTTCCTCACAGCCTCAGCGATCCCGTCCGCATCCAGCCGGTAATAGTGTAATAGCTGCTCATAACTTCCCGTGGTGGCGTAGAGCTTCGGAACCCCGTGCCTGCATACCCTGACGCCAGGGATTTCACTCAGCGCCTCAGTGATCAGAGTTCCGAGCCCCCCGTCCGCGTAATGTTCCTCCACGGTCAGCACCTTCCCGGTCTTCACAGCAGATTCACGTATCAGCTCTTCATCTACAGGGCATACCGTGGGCATACCGATCAGTTCGGAGGAAATCCCCTCCTGTTCCAGGCGTTCTGCCGCCTCCATAGCCGCGGCGGTCGTGGAACCGGTGGTGACGACCGTCAGATCCCGTCCCTCTCTGAGCACCTTTCCTCTGCCGATTTCAAACGGCGTTTCTTCAAACAGATCCGGGATGCCCGGATTGCCGATCCGCATGTAGACCGGACCCTCATAGTCAATCATGGCTTTCACCGCCTGCCGGATTTCTCCCGGATCCTGGGGGGCCAGGACAGCTATTCCCGGTATCATCCGCATGAGTGCGAAATCATCCAGGCTCTGATGGGTCGCTCCCAGATCCGAATATGTAAATCCACAGTTCCGCCCTACGATCTTCACATTCTGTCTCATATACCCCAGGTCGTTCCGAACCATTTCATAGGGCCTGCAGGTGACAAAAGGCGCGATCGCGCAGAATACCGGTATTTTTCCGGACGCAGCCATTCCTGCCGCCATCCCGATTACGCCCTGTTCCATGATTCCGCATTCATAATAGCGGTCCGGATACTGTTCTATAAACCCGCCGAACCCGGAGCTTTTTCCGCTGTCGGCAGAAAAAACCACAATCCGTTCGTCCTTCTGCGCCAGCTCCGTCACGGCCTTTCCAAACTCTTTCCTGGGATCTGTCAATGCTCCTGTCATATCTCAGCTGATGTGGTATAAAAAAAGTTGACAGTTTATTCTCAAGGATTTCATAATAAAACCAAGAGAATAAACTGTCAACTTTTTTTATACCACATCAAAGCAAAAAAACAGCGCTGCAATGCTCACATCCATTGCACGCGCTGTTCATCACCCGCACTATATCTTTTATATCAATTCAGTTATAAAACTCTTCCCGCTTCCGGCCGTATCATACATGCTGCTGCGCACTCCCGCGGGCGCGGCTGTCCGAAAGACAGACTTTCTTCAGTCCCGTCAGACATCCACGAACAAAAAAGACCGTTTATCTCTGACTTCAACATTTATATTAACTTTTTCTCCGCGAAACGCGAATTCATTCAATACGAATGGCACACCGCATATAAAAACTCAAAACATCCTAGTATCTCTCCATAATAATGTCGTCAACTGTACAGATGCCTTTACAATTACAATATATTCCAGCTTCATCAGACTGTTGTCTGATCAATGACTCCGGCGGGAATCGAACCCGCGTTACTACCGTGAAAGGGTAGTGTCTTAGCCGTTTGACCACGGAGCCAGGTGCGGCAGCCCGCCGGGGCTGCCTGATAAAATTTCAGTCCCTATCCGCACATTTTTATCTCATCATAATCTGACAGGACCAGTATATCCTCTATCTTAACCCTGAAAATGATCGACAATATGACAAGATTATCCACGGACGGCAATGCCGTTCCGCGCTGCCACTTATAGATTGCCTGCGGTGTCTCAAACCCGAAAATAATCTCTCTCCCTTCTGTACCGGCCTCCTGACCGGCACAGAAAATGCTAGTCTGAGGCTTTAAAATTATAAACCGCCCTGGCCCCTGCCCCTTTATACTATTTTCAGCAGCTCGCCGATGATTGCTCCGGCGTCTCCCAGTATGGCCACATCGCTGATTCCGAAAATCGGGGCGGCCGGATCGTTATTCACCGCGATAACCTTTCCGGAATGATTCATCCCCAGCGTATGCTGCAGCGCGCCGGAAATGCCAAAAGCGATGTACAGTTCCGGCGCCACTGTTTTTCCGGTCTGTCCCACCTGGATTTCCGAAGGCGCCCAGCCTTCATCCACCACTTTTCTGGTGACGGCCGCCGCGGCATGCAGCCTTTTACATAACTCACACATTTTGGAAAAATTCTCTTTGTTTCCCAGTCCATAACCGCCTGCGATAATGACTTTCGCTTCCCCAAGGTCCCCAAAAGCATGATTGATTTCCTGAATCTT includes:
- the buk gene encoding butyrate kinase, with protein sequence MRLLIINPGSTSTKISVFEEDAEICRKTVVHHSEELKAFPKIMDQLDYRRELILRELKQAGFTMEDFDAVCSRGGLVRHIPSGTYRINDRVIEDLRRCINGEHASNLGPVLAKELGDRVGIPSYFADPIVVDELQELARYSGFAGMERESIFHALNHKSVARKAAAGLGKRYEELNLIVAHLGGGVSVGAHRKGKVIDVFNTREEGAMCMDRGGSVPTSKVIEFCFSGVSKGEARRVLCRESGIYSYLKTREFREVEEKAFAGDSEAMTVFRVFAYQLAKDIGAMGAVLEFQVDGIILTGGIAHSDRLCAEITRYVRELAQVLRMPGEEEMSALAESALRVLHGEEASTY
- a CDS encoding transketolase family protein, coding for MTGALTDPRKEFGKAVTELAQKDERIVVFSADSGKSSGFGGFIEQYPDRYYECGIMEQGVIGMAAGMAASGKIPVFCAIAPFVTCRPYEMVRNDLGYMRQNVKIVGRNCGFTYSDLGATHQSLDDFALMRMIPGIAVLAPQDPGEIRQAVKAMIDYEGPVYMRIGNPGIPDLFEETPFEIGRGKVLREGRDLTVVTTGSTTAAAMEAAERLEQEGISSELIGMPTVCPVDEELIRESAVKTGKVLTVEEHYADGGLGTLITEALSEIPGVRVCRHGVPKLYATTGSYEQLLHYYRLDADGIAEAVRKVLA